From the genome of Leguminivora glycinivorella isolate SPB_JAAS2020 chromosome Z, LegGlyc_1.1, whole genome shotgun sequence, one region includes:
- the LOC125240996 gene encoding tubulin beta-4B chain-like, with amino-acid sequence MREIITLQVGSCGNQIGGKFWEVISDEHGIDPSGCYHGDSDLQLERINVYYNEASGGKYVPRTVLIDLKPATMDAVRSGPFGCLYRPDNFVYGQHGASNNWSKGHYTEGVDILESCLDVVRREAEGCDCLQGFQMSHSLGGGTGSGLGTLLVNRIREEYPDRIILTFSVFPSPRVSDCVVEPYNTTLAVNQLVENTDHVFCLDNEALYDICFRTLKLTTPTYGDLNHLICATMSGITTCLRFPGQLNADLRKLAVNMVPFPRLHFYTPGFAPLTSRGAQQYRALTVPELTLQMFDAKNMMVACDPRHGRYLTVATVFRGRMSMKEVDEQLVNIQNKNSTYFVEWIPHNVKIAVCDIPPRGLKMASTFIGNTTAIQAIFKRVSEQFVAMFRRKAFLHWYTGEGMDEMEFSEAESNMNDLVSEYQQYQDATADDEGEFDEEAEGEGLEG; translated from the coding sequence TTTTGGGAGGTAATATCCGACGAACATGGTATTGATCCTAGTGGCTGCTACCACGGCGACTCTGACTTGCAATTAGAAAGAATCAATGTGTATTACAATGAAGCATCTGGCGGAAAATACGTTCCAAGAACAGTATTGATAGATCTCAAGCCAGCAACTATGGATGCCGTGCGCTCTGGTCCGTTTGGGTGTTTATATCGACCTGACAATTTCGTGTATGGACAACATGGTGCTTCAAACAATTGGTCAAAAGGGCATTACACAGAAGGTGTAGACATATTGGAATCGTGTTTAGACGTAGTTAGAAGAGAAGCTGAAGGCTGTGATTGTCTTCAAGGGTTCCAGATGTCACATTCTCTGGGCGGGGGAACTGGTTCTGGCCTCGGTACATTACTAGTAAACAGGATAAGAGAAGAATATCCCGATAGAATAATACTGACCTTTTCTGTGTTCCCTAGCCCCAGAGTGTCAGATTGTGTGGTGGAACCTTATAATACAACACTGGCAGTCAACCAACTGGTTGAGAATACGGATCACGTGTTTTGTCTAGACAACGAAGCACTGTACGACATCTGTTTCAGAACCCTAAAGTTGACCACACCTACGTATGGTGATTTAAACCACTTGATTTGTGCAACAATGTCTGGTATCACAACATGTTTGAGATTTCCCGGCCAGTTAAATGCGGATTTAAGGAAATTAGCAGTGAATATGGTACCGTTTCCACGACTCCACTTCTACACACCCGGCTTCGCGCCTTTAACATCAAGAGGAGCTCAGCAATACAGAGCGTTGACAGTTCCAGAATTAACACTCCAAATGTTTGACGCCAAAAACATGATGGTTGCATGCGACCCACGACATGGAAGATATTTAACAGTAGCGACAGTATTCAGAGGAAGGATGTCCATGAAAGAAGTGGACGAGCAGCTTGTGAATatccaaaataaaaatagtacatattTCGTAGAGTGGATTCCTCATAACGTTAAGATAGCAGTCTGTGATATACCCCCAAGAGGATTAAAAATGGCATCTACATTCATCGGCAACACAACAGCTATACAAGCCATATTTAAGAGGGTATCTGAGCAGTTCGTAGCTATGTTCAGGAGGAAAGCGTTCCTTCATTGGTATACCGGTGAGGGTATGGACGAAATGGAATTCTCGGAAGCAGAGAGCAACATGAATGACTTGGTATCAGAATATCAGCAATATCAAGATGCCACGGCGGACGACGAAGGAGAATTTGACGAAGAAGCGGAAGGCGAGGGGTTAGAAGGATAA